The genomic region GAGATTCGTGTGTTAAACAGAGATGTAAGAACACGTTACTTTTTATATATCTAATAAAACAATATTTTTTTTGTGCTATCTATGTACTCCTGATGTAGAGATAGTAACTAATGAAATAATCTACAGGTCCGTATTGTTCTTGAGGGTGTTGACAAGTATAGCAATTTGATTTGTTCTGTGTATTACTCGGATGGTGAATCTGCCAAAGATCTGGCGATGGAGCTTATTGAAAATGTATGTTACATTCTTTCTTTTTGAACTTTGTTCTTGATAGTTAATGTATTCCAATCAATTACGTCTCTTTTTTCTGTGTAGGGATATGCAAAATACGTTGAGTGGAGTGCAATAATGATGGAAGAGGAAGCCAGGAGGAAGTTGAAGGCTGCAGAACTTGAAGCAAAGAAGACTAAGTTGAGGCTCTGGACAAACTATGTTCCTCCAGCTACCAATTCAAAGGCGATATCAGACAATTTCACTGGAAAGGTCTTTTTTTTTCTTAACCTTTTATACATATTTTCTGttatgttttgttttttttttttaaatctagtAAATTTAGTAATTTACCTAAAACTAATTTCAAAATTTTGTTCAGGTTGTTGAAGTTGTTAGTGGGGACTGTGTCATTGTTGCTgatgattctctgccatttggtaGTCCAGCGGCTGAAAGACGAGTCAATTTGTCAAGTATCAGGTGTCCGAAACTGGGAAACCCGAGAAGAGAGGAGAAACCCGCTCCTTATGCCCGTGAAGCTCGGGAATTTTTGAGAACAAGATTAATTGGCCGCCAAGTAAGTAGATTTTGATGTTGGCATTATGTGTGAATGGTTCAAAACAGGCTTCGAATAAAGCATGACATTATTTCTTATGATTAAATTAGGTTGAGTTTAACTTTAACCACTGttatgtcaattttatattttctaataaattaaatgttaaactAATTTTTCAACAACAATTGTAACACACTAATGATCTAAATCTTTTGATAAAATGGTTTAGGTGGTTCCACCTATCGACCAATTTGATATTTTCTCCTTATATCTTAGTTATTTGATTTGACACTCCTTTTTGACGATAAAAAACCTAACTTGACTAATTTCTACGTACTTGATATGAATTTACCAATTCTATCCAAATCTATAATTTGGAACACAAAGTTGGTTAATTTTTAAATTATTCTTTGAACTTAGGTTCAAGTCTCAATGGAATACTCAAGGAAGGTTCCCGTTGACGGATCTGCTGCTCCAGCTGGACCAACAGACTCAAGGGTAATGGGTTTCGGGTCGGTATTCCTGTTGTCCCAAGTGAAAGAAAACGAAGATGTTTCCGCAACCGTTCCCGTTACAGCTGGCACTCAGCAACCAGGTGTTAACGTTGCTGAGCTCATCATTGCTCGTGGGTTCGGTACCGTCATTAGACATAGAGACTTTGAGGAAAGATCATACTACTACGAGAATCTTCTTGCAGCTGAAGCTCGTGCTACTGCTGGTAGAAAAGGAATTCATTCTGCAAAAGATCCTCCAAGTATGCATGTCACCGATCTATTAGCAGTAAGAACTCTGAATTAAGCTAATGATTTTTGTTTGACCAATATTTTTTAAAGTAATTTGttgatttttttttgtttgtaatATCTTCAGACATCAGCCAAGAATACCAAAGATTTTCTTCCGTTTTTGCAACGTAACAGGAGGATGACAGCTGTTGTTGAATATGTTCTTAGTGGTCATAGGTATAAGCTATTTGTGCCGAAAGAAACGTGTAGTATTGCTTTCTCGGTTTCCGGTGTCAGATGCCCTGGACGTGATGAGCCGTACTCTAATGAAGCAATTTCGTTTATGAGGCGGAAGATAATGCAGAGGGATGTAGAGGTACTTTTTATTTCACCCCTATAAACacttatctttatatttatttacacgttAAAAGGTGGCAACATGGGTAGGTCCCTTGGGTTTGGGCAACATCAAAATTCTTAATTTTTCTGTGTGGGTTGGTTAGCCCGAGACACTTGCTGTGTAGAGTTACAATTTTTTCTCttaaaattttattatttcattgataatgtagtattttaataaaattagTTATGAGTTCTATACATTAAAAGTGAACTTTGTGTGACTTCCAACTGTTTGGTTCTTTATTTTGTTAGGTCTATTTCATATTATACACCCCGAAAATCCATTTCTATGATTTTTTGTATTTCCGTATCGTATCTTAATTTATTTTTTTGATTATGTTTGTTTTTTTGGCCTTCAGATTGAGGTAGAAACAGTTGATAGAACAGGGACCTTCATTGGATCTTTGTGGGAATCAAAAACTAACGTTGGGGTTACCCTTTTGGAAGCTGGCCATGCAAAGCTTCAAACGGGATTCGGTGCTGACCGTATTCCAGATGCTCATCTTCTCGCTCAGGCCGAGCAATTTGCCAAAAAACAGAAATTAAAGGCAAGTTGCTTGCTTAAAAGATTATATTTTTACTCTAAATCAAATTGTGGAATCAGCTTTGATTGATAGCTTTGTTGCAGATATGGGAGAACTATGTGGAGGGAGAGGAAGTTACTAATGGTGCAGCATCAGATAAAAAACAGAAAGAAGAGTTTAAGGTCCGTAGGATTACTGTTATTTTCGAATTTTAACGAAAATGTAAACTTTTTATTGGATATTAAAGTCTAAATGATTGATTTCAGGCAGTAGTGACCGAAGTCCTAGGTGGCGGCAAGTTCTATGTTCAAGCTGTTGCTGATCAAAAAGTTGCCTCCATTCAGCAACAACTTGCTTCTTTAAACATTAAAGAAGCACCTGTGATTGGTGCATTTAACCCAAAGAAGGGTGATATCGTTCTTGCTCAGTTTAGTCAAGATAATTCTTGGAACCGGGCCATGGTGAGTTTTGTTTACTTTGTCATATGCGATATTAGGTACTTTGAAACCTAATATGAGGGGTGAAAGATGAGCATGATTGGTAAAACATAGGTGCATGTTGAGTGGGTCATTAGTTACTATGTGTCAAAACAAACGAGGTCGGTTAATCTGCAAACACTCATTTGTCCATTTTTGTAAATAATAAATGTGATTGATAATGATTTTATGAAAAGTATAATTAGAATAGTGGGCAAATGGTTTAGAAGGTTATATGTATTGAAGATACAGTCATGGTTATTAATCCCAGTTTAATCGGATCTTGCCAAAAGCTTTCAACACTGGTCAACGCTGGCCAGCACCGGTCAACGGGTCAAAATTGTTGAAAGTCAGATTTATTCGTATTTATTTTGTCAAAGTCGGATTTAGTCTTTCAAGATCGGTCAAACTCAAAGTGGGTCAACATCTGGTTAAATCTGAATTTGGATATTAATCGCTACAAGATCCCAACCGATTAATCCTCGATTAGTGATTTCTATAACTATGAATACAGTTTGAGGGGCTTTTAGCCAAATTCAGCCTGTTTCTTTACTACCTCAAGTATTTCGTTTGACTCTTTTGACCCGTTCAATAATAAACGGGCAATGTTATTTATCTCTAAACTTGATGAATtcccttattattatgatttgattttTGTTTCATAATGAACAGGTTGTTAATGGTCCACGTGGAGCTGTTCAATCAACTAAAGATCAATTTGAAGTGTTCTACATCGACTATGGAAATCAAGAAACTGTCACGTACATCCAGTTACGTCCGTTAGATCCATCTGTATCATCTGCACCCGGGCTGGCTCAACTTTGCCAACTTGCTTACGTAAAGGTACCCGCATTGGAGGACGATTATGGCCAGGAAGCAGCCGTGCATTTAAGCGAAACCATACTTAGCGAGCCAAAGGAATTTCGGGTTGTGATTGAGGACCGAGATGGTTCTGGTGGAAAAGCTAAAGGCCAAGGAACTGGAAGTATTCTTCTGGTTACTTTAATTGATGACTCTGATATCAGTGTTAACGCTACTATGCTCAAGGTACTACTCTCTTTTGTTTAAATTTTATAACTTTATTTCATAAATAGTTAGTGTACCCTCATTACGAGTACAAGTGatattaagtaaataataatattaaagtttgatGATTTACATGCATTAGAAAGATGGCATATTTTGGTTTGCTAACAACAACTCTAAGGGCTAGGGCTGTCGTTAACATGCATTAAATCATTGTACATTCTGGTTATCAGTTACTACTTTTTAACTGGCGGTTATCAAGTTGTAGAATAATTTGCAAAATCCATAATTTTTTTCAGATTAAATGCAATCTATAAACATGGTTTAGTGGAAAGCGGTATCTAATCTATCATGTAAAGAAAGGGTTAAAATAGTTTTCTAGAATGTTTTGAGGCTAACTTGCTTATTTGACCTTGTTTCATTTCAACTTTTTACTTTAATTTACCAATATAATATAATGTGAATCCCCGTTACTGGTAACCAGTTTGGTTCAGGGGGACCTCTAGCCTATatagattttattttattttcttaagTTAATTGAAAAATGTTGCAGGGAGGACTGGCAAGGTTAGAGAAAAGAAAGAGATGGGAGCCAAAAGAAAAACAACAAATTCTGGACGAATTAGAAAAGTACCAGTCAGAAGCACGCACCGCACGATGTGGGATGTGGGAGTATGGTGATATACAGTCTGATGACGAGGAGAATCCTATGCCTGGTAAGAAAACTGGTGCTGGAAAGCGTTGAGAAACACTTGAAACTGTTGTTGCAGCTCGATAGTTTACAAAGGCTACTACTATAATCCTTTGTTTATAGGAGAGGAGACAGACAATAAGCAGCTAAAAAATTACTGTAGaattttgttgtttttggagtttttacctttgtttttatttattttattaattttgttTAGTAGAGGACAATTTTGTTATGCAACTCTTTTACTTTTTCTGTTGTAGTGGTTTAATTTATTTATACGACTCTTAATAAGGTGAGCTGTAATGTTAGAACAAGAGTTAATGTTAAGGGGACCGGATGTTTGTTTGTGTTATAATAAAGTTTACATTCTGTTTTTGTAGACTTAAATTGCATGTACTTTCATTCCACCTCGCATGTTGTAAGGGTAGTGATGATTCTTATAACATGGGATAATGTCATTACTATTACTATATCGAGGAAACCAAATTGCGAGATACTTCTCTCCGTTCATCCTTGTTCTTTCTTGGCTAGAGATGAACTTGTGGTGTAAAATCTTACTCATGTGTTATCATGTACGCGGTCTAATCATGTATCTCGTATTGTTTTTGGCCATCTCAAAACACGTTGTTACTGATTCTGAGAACTCGTGTGAGGGCATTATGATCCCAATCTATAGGAATCAACATTTGAAATTAAAAACCATACCATCTCTTTTATAACCTTGTGTACACTTCTGCCTGATTTGGGAAAAAAAACATATAACTGAACTGTAATATGAGATGTCAATCATGCCATCTCTTTTATAGAACTTATGCACAATAAGGCATCATCATAACTTGGCGTGCTCTCGTCTTTTTGACCGAAAGAAAAGGAGAGAAGAGGATATAAAACAACTCGGGAGGAGCGAATGTGTCGGGAAGAGTTTTTTGACTCGCAAATTGGTGGCGTCATTAGAAGAAGAAACACACACTATTTTTCTAAACTTAGCTGCAGTATTGTTTAATATAACAACATTCATGTAGAAATTATCGCGTAATCAAGTCAGCAAAGCCTTTTACTGAAACCAACTCAAAATAGTTCTAAAAACAACAGTTACATCCAAGTCTTATTCTGATAACAAAAACTTCCAACTTATGTAAAAGGAATTTGATATGATGATTTTGTTTCTTAAACTGAGATAAAATTGCTCGTGCTAATTAACTTAAATCCTCAGCCCTATCATTAAGCTAATCTTCTTGACATGATCAGGTATCTCGCCTTGTATTCCTCCTTCAAGGACCACCTGCGCCCTCCCCTGCTTCAGTCGTCAATGTCTTACCTCCATCCTTCTTTGGTCCCACATTTGCTTTAGCCTAATAAACAAAAAAAGAAGTAAAAAATACATTACAGTCAGAAAGTTCAGGCCATTCCAattacatgttttttttttttgtcagtTTATTCAAGAAAAAGTGTGCATACTACTCACTGGTTTCTTCTTGGTTGCTAAAAAGATCTTCAACAAGGGACTAACAATGATAACAGCAATTGAAACTATGATGCCAACTACAACAGTTGGTTTTTTCTCAGCCTCTTCAATAAGTTCCTGCAATAAATATAACAATAGTAATAAAAAAAAGAATAAATAAATGAATTTAGTTTAAAAAACTTGTGACCATATATTAAGAAAGGCTATtaacaattctgaatttctgatgaCTTACCACAACCTTCATCTTGTGACCACTTAAGATTGGCAGATCAGCAATCTTGTATAAGACATCAAACACAGATTTCTACAATTTCATAACAATAAAAAAGTGTTAAAGTAAGATTTTTCAAGAAAAAAATTCACTAAAAATGGttcaatttttttaacttaattaCCTGGATACCCTTGAGACCATCCATACTAGCTGCTTCTTCCTCAATTGTTATATTGTCCTTTTCAATTAAAAACTTGGGTTTCCACGTGGCATCCCTAATAGAAGCCGCAGTCGTCTCCTCATTCGTTATCAATATATTATCAAACAAGATACCTTCTTGCATTGTCCAAATCTCAATACCAATAGCAGCAATAGGCTCAAAGTTAGGCTTCTCAAGTTCATAATACTCCTCATTCGGAATCATACGTGGCTTCCAAATCCCCATATAATTAGGATTATCGATAAGTGGAGCGTACCACTTACCCTTATAATTCGGGTTCATTTTCATCGGTCTCTTCCACTCTCCACAACCCGGTGCTGACTCACATTTCGGGTTGTCAATTTTCGGAGCTTCCCATTCCCCGTCCTCTTCATCGTCCCAATCTTCAGGCTTTACCTGTTAATTAGTTCATCATGATTAATCACATGTAATTACAAGAACATTTAACGAAACTTACTTGGTTGAAGAATCGATTTTCCACTAGGGTTTAATGGATTTGTTATGACAGTTATTTCCATATAATAACTGTCAACTTAGTTAGGGGTACATTATATCGTTTAGGCAAACTTAAGGAGTTAAGGGGACAAATGGTAAGAGTAGAATAGGGATAATTCCAACAATACCGCCTCAGGATCATCAACTTCATCGGGTTCATCGTCTAGCCATCCTTCGGGCTTTTCAGCCTCGTCATCCAATATCTCCATTGGTGCATTCTCGTCCCAATCATCGGGCTTTTTGGCATCCGGGTCAGGAATCTTTTCAGTGTCATCCCAATCTTCGGGTTTTTTATCTTCAGGGTCAGGAATAGTTTCGGGAGGGACTACCGATGGCGTAAAATCTTCATTCGACATAAAATTTGCCTTCTTTTTCACTTCGCCATCGATTAATATCCTGACCTCGTTATCAGGTTTTAATACAGCAGTGTACACATGGCTCATTCTGTCTGGAGGAACTAAAGGAGGGGAATTAAGATGGTGTTCAACATGCTTCCCAGTTTTGAGATTCTTGTGATTTACGATGAAATGGATTTTATTTGTGGGCCCACATTTATCAGGCCCGAACATAATCGAATAAGGAGAGTTGTTGTCAAACTGTTTAGGTTCCCAGCCCGCTTCTTGTGGCCGGAGAAATTTTAAATATGCACCACCACACTCAAGACCACCTTGAAGGCGAGTTTCGAATTGTAAAACAACGGTTTGATCGTTAAGGCCCATGGGCTTGTCGAGTTCTTTCACGATCGCATACTTTCTAGCCTTCTCGGATACAAGAAGCCCGTAATCGTCATGGCCCTGGCTCTTTGAGTGGTTCCATACACCTAAGTATTTACATGAATAAACAACAATATCACATAAACATTGCATTTATGTacataataatgtttaaaaactaaaaaatatataatatatattttaaaacgtggAACTTTAACATATAAATGCTCTGAAAAATTATGTCGTCTACGTATGGAACTTTCGTAACTCGTGTCGTTTGTATTCAATTTCGAAACCGGAATGAACTGATTAGATCTAAACAGTTCTTTACCTAAATAGTCTTCATTCTCAGAAACAATCCACCTCCCTTCAAATGATTGATCAAATGAATCATAAAATATCTGAATAAATAATTAAGAAACACAACCGTTAATACACTCAGAGACTAATAATCTCATAAATAATCCCTAAAAAACAAAATTAATTCTCACTTACAGTGCCAGAAGAAGCGTAAATACCGAAAGCAAAACAACCTATTAAAACCAAACAAGAAAACTGCAAACAAAACATGTTGTGTTTGCGTTCTGCCATCACCTCAGATCAAATTCCAGTCGCAAATGTTATTAATTATGAGATTTAGGTGTAGCTTGTTTTGTTTATAGCTTCTTTGAGTGATCAGTGTAAACATACGTAAATATGGATCTTTGAGTAGTTACGTTGAGTTGGTTTAACAAATAAGATAACGCCACGTAACTGTTTCAATGAATGGCTCGCGTCTTCTGCAGTAATGTCCGAGATGAACGGTTAATATTCGTAGAATGCGCATTGTGGACCTCCACGAACTTAACGGGTATGGTAATTTATgtaattgtatatatttatatattatttatttatttaatattattataagtattactccttattttattttttttcgaaaagcaacataatatatattaaactcgaaAAGGGGAGAAGGGATGCCCAACCCATTACACGAGAGGGGCACAAAACAGGGGATCCCAACCCGTCACGAAAACTAAACAAACAGGCCTAAACGAACCCATCACGAAAAATTAGTAGTATTTTTCTAATGTCGTTAATACGTTTTAAATTATCGTACAACGTAATAATTAACCGTTAGTTTAAAATAAATCAAAAATTGCTATGCATAACAATTTAATTGATCATTCTAAAATAGTATTAAGTATCTACTATACATGACGATTTTATTGGAGCTAATCGATTCATTGTGTCTCATATCGGAAAGTGAAAGAAACAAATGTGCATATATAAGCTTATGAGAACCTCCCtccatcaccaattggttttagagaaatgtggaactcatgagcttatatgttgtacatggtgGTGGACCTAAAATCGATCCTACAAATGGTATCAAAGTAGCGGAGGTTCAAACCGAGATGACTGTGGACGTGGTCGGGGAAATGGTCGGGGGTTCAGGTGAGCCGAGATGGTATTGAACGTAAGTGAAAGAAACAAATGTGCATATATAAGCTTATGAGAACCTCCCTCcatcaccaattgattttagagaaatgtggaactcgtgagcttatatgttgtacattgTGGTGGACCTAAAATCGACAGATTTATTGCGTCACAACGCGACTCTTAGAACTTATATTTATGAACTCTTGTATACTTTTGTATTTTTAACAATCAATACtattttcaaaatatatatcaTTAGCGGCACATACTTTTAAGGACAATGCTAACCATTACTAGAAATCTGGAATTAACTACCGCTTTTTGACGACCACTATTTCCATCCCTAAATATCGACATTCCAGATGACTTTCCAACGAACATTCAAAAAATTAATTTAACACATATTTGCGACAATTTAACGATGATTAACTACAGATACAACAGTTTTTTTTAACCATAGCCTAAATGCAATGGTTAAACACTAACTAAAGTGTTAATTTTTCATATTATAACATACTTTCCGTACTCAATTTGGGGAGGTATTCATGGAGATATTaattttatattgaaaatattttgCACTTAGGAGACTTATATAATGCACTAAGAGCTACGTTtagtatttttctatttttaattgtaTACAACGAGTCTATTTATTACCCACAGACAGAATCAGAAGAAGATAGAGAGTAATAATTCCATCGCCAGTACGATTGGTTGCGATGATGCCGGAGTTTCACGTTCTCAACGATAGTTGCAGATTAATTTCTTCGTTGAAGCTTCGTAGTGTTGTTGCTTCATTTCTTGACCTCTAGAATGTGCTTTTTTCTTGCGGGCATCTCTTCTTTTTGTTGTCGGTGTTTTGGTTGCTGGCTTTAGGTTGGAGTTGGGTGTTAGGCTATTTGTTAGCTGAGGGAAAGAAAAAAAGGATTATTACGTTTTGGTGGAGTAACGGATGATCTAATTTATCTTTTTTGCATAATTATGCGTCTCATAAATCgtaattaattaattttatgtttaacttataaaacataatttttaaatttttacaaATGAAAATCTAATAACAAAAAAATCAAATTCTAAACACAAATCTAAACACCCAAAACAAAAGATGAAATTAATATAATTCTGAATCTAATAATATTCGTACAAAGAATCACAAAATAAAGTACTCCGTAATTCTGAATCTAATTAATATAATTTCTATGCTTTCTAGTTTGGTAGAAAAGTGTAAAAGTGTTTCGGATGATTCACTAAAAATCATCCCCCATATACTCTTCGTTTTTTGATGATAT from Rutidosis leptorrhynchoides isolate AG116_Rl617_1_P2 chromosome 9, CSIRO_AGI_Rlap_v1, whole genome shotgun sequence harbors:
- the LOC139865647 gene encoding ribonuclease TUDOR 1-like; amino-acid sequence: MAQPANKSGWLRGKVKAVSSGDTLVIMGVTKAEIPPEKTVVLAHLSAPRLARRGGQDEPFAWDSREYLRKLCIGKDVVFRTEYTIPNFSREFCSVFIGSTNVGNEVVTHGWAKVKEGKGETTPEHNELLRLEEQAKQQGVGLWNRTPGSVEAAIRDLPPSAVGDPSNLDAMSLLAANKGKSMQAIVEQVRDGSSLRVYLLPEFQFVQVYVAGIAAPSMGRRTTQEPTQPIEVPSDETNGETNGESRGQLTTAQRVLASSTTFNEVSPDAFGREAKHFTEIRVLNRDVRIVLEGVDKYSNLICSVYYSDGESAKDLAMELIENGYAKYVEWSAIMMEEEARRKLKAAELEAKKTKLRLWTNYVPPATNSKAISDNFTGKVVEVVSGDCVIVADDSLPFGSPAAERRVNLSSIRCPKLGNPRREEKPAPYAREAREFLRTRLIGRQVQVSMEYSRKVPVDGSAAPAGPTDSRVMGFGSVFLLSQVKENEDVSATVPVTAGTQQPGVNVAELIIARGFGTVIRHRDFEERSYYYENLLAAEARATAGRKGIHSAKDPPSMHVTDLLATSAKNTKDFLPFLQRNRRMTAVVEYVLSGHRYKLFVPKETCSIAFSVSGVRCPGRDEPYSNEAISFMRRKIMQRDVEIEVETVDRTGTFIGSLWESKTNVGVTLLEAGHAKLQTGFGADRIPDAHLLAQAEQFAKKQKLKIWENYVEGEEVTNGAASDKKQKEEFKAVVTEVLGGGKFYVQAVADQKVASIQQQLASLNIKEAPVIGAFNPKKGDIVLAQFSQDNSWNRAMVVNGPRGAVQSTKDQFEVFYIDYGNQETVTYIQLRPLDPSVSSAPGLAQLCQLAYVKVPALEDDYGQEAAVHLSETILSEPKEFRVVIEDRDGSGGKAKGQGTGSILLVTLIDDSDISVNATMLKGGLARLEKRKRWEPKEKQQILDELEKYQSEARTARCGMWEYGDIQSDDEENPMPGKKTGAGKR
- the LOC139867922 gene encoding calnexin homolog yields the protein MAERKHNMFCLQFSCLVLIGCFAFGIYASSGTIFYDSFDQSFEGRWIVSENEDYLGVWNHSKSQGHDDYGLLVSEKARKYAIVKELDKPMGLNDQTVVLQFETRLQGGLECGGAYLKFLRPQEAGWEPKQFDNNSPYSIMFGPDKCGPTNKIHFIVNHKNLKTGKHVEHHLNSPPLVPPDRMSHVYTAVLKPDNEVRILIDGEVKKKANFMSNEDFTPSVVPPETIPDPEDKKPEDWDDTEKIPDPDAKKPDDWDENAPMEILDDEAEKPEGWLDDEPDEVDDPEAVKPEDWDDEEDGEWEAPKIDNPKCESAPGCGEWKRPMKMNPNYKGKWYAPLIDNPNYMGIWKPRMIPNEEYYELEKPNFEPIAAIGIEIWTMQEGILFDNILITNEETTAASIRDATWKPKFLIEKDNITIEEEAASMDGLKGIQKSVFDVLYKIADLPILSGHKMKVVELIEEAEKKPTVVVGIIVSIAVIIVSPLLKIFLATKKKPAKANVGPKKDGGKTLTTEAGEGAGGP